The Silene latifolia isolate original U9 population chromosome Y, ASM4854445v1, whole genome shotgun sequence sequence TTTTTCGGCAGAAATGCcctaaaaccaaaaaaaaaaacaggttttattattttttttttcttcggttgaattaaaaaaaatgaaaacaaccCCCTTTTTTTTCTTATCGAAAAaaatttagatgaacaaattcgtttatagttgctattagaacaagattggcataatcatcaacatttaaattaatgaatcatgatccttaaacaacaatttaatcatcatgtgtgccaaaaactatatagcaaaaacaaataatcatcataaatcaaaactattccatttacatttcaatttaatgctaattaaatcaaaacatctacaaaattatcatattatcatcttaacctactaaaacaataatatgaataaatcaaaatggaacaaatcataaaaaaaaaaccagaaaACTCTcggcaaaaataaaaaaaactcacggccgaattttttttttttttttattcttcatttttttttattcaaattcatttatgaaattcatacaaaataatttcgtaacttggctctgataccacttgtgggaaatgtcggtatacttcctctataaattttaggattataacgaaattataataatgaaaacttgtcataaacgaatttacataaacaaaaagaatgagattaagaatcaaccttcggtcctagaaaatatggcctaagaacaatatcgaattgatattctCACCTTTTAGTAGAGTTTTGATGATTGTTCAAAAACATAAAAAGTTCAGGCATCACCCTTTATGTAAGAGGATTAATCTTACTCACCTTTGCTTTGCTGATGATCTTATCATGTTTTGCAAGGGTGAGAGAGCTTCTATTGATCTGTTGCTTAAAGCCTTCAACTATTTCTCTAAGGCTACTGGGTTGGTGATGAATAGTGGTAAGTCCAACTTCTATACTAATGGAGTCCCCGCTAGTCTAGTCCGAAGATTGAGCGGAGTTCTTTGGAATGAAGAGAAGTGCGGTCCTTTCGTATATTTAGGTGTTTATGTCACCCCTAAACGTTTGTCTATAATGGACTGCAACTGTCTGATTGAGAATGTGGTGGCTAAAATCAGAGCCCTGGGGTCTAGAAAGCTTTCTTACGCAGGAAGAGTTGTGCTGATCCAGTCTGTTCTTAGCACATTGCACTGTTATTGGGCTCGCATATTTATCTTGCCTAAGACTGTCATTGATGCAATTGAAAAGATATGCAGGCAGTATCTTTGGTATGGTAAGGATCCCAAGGAGAACCCTGCCCTGGTTGCTTGGGAGAAGATTTGTAGACCTAAGAAGCAGGGGGGTCTTGGTTTCAGGGACCTCTATACTTGGAATATTGCCACTATAAGAACATATGTCTGGTGGGTGTAACAAAAAACTGATCATTTGTGGGTTCGTTGGGTGCATGCAGTCTATATCAAATCTGCTAACTGGATGGATTATGAACCTCATAGTGGAGCTAGCTGGGCCTGGAGGAAAATTTGCCAGGTCAAGAATAAGCTCAAGCTTTTACTTTCCACAGGTGAGCCTTACACAATTCAGAAGGGGTATTTCTTTCTGAAACCCCTCACTGATAAGGTTGCCTGGTTTCCTTGGATTTTAAACAATTGGATATGTCCAAAGCATTCTTTCTTCTGCTGGTTAGTGGCACAGAATAGGCTACTTACTCAGGATCGTCTGGTAAGGATGGGGATACTTGACACTAACTGTTGTGAAGTTTGTGGAGTTATGGCAGAGGATCACAATCATCTCTTTTTTGGTTGTGCATTCAGTGCAAAGTGTTTTGTGCTGGTGCAGCTATGGTGCAATGTACTGGTGCCTGCACAGGATTGCTTTCAGTGGTGGATCAAATGGAGAATTAGTTCTGCTACTAAAAAGAAGATAATGGGGGTCATTCTAGCAAGTCTCATGTATCATTTATGGCAACACCGTAATACTTGTAGGATAGATAAAGTTGTAATGACACCTGTGTGGCTTGTTCGGAATGTGAAGCATGATGTTCGAGCTCGGTTGCAGTTGCTTGATTTAAAGTGTATTAGTAGGTCTGTACTTGATTGGGTGAAGAAGTTATGAGGTACCCAGCCTTATAGCTTCATCAACTATTTTGGGTCAATCATATTGATGTCTTGGGATAACTTTTCTGATTAATGATAATTACTTacatttccccaaaaaaaaaaaagaattgatattctcctaattgttgcacccaagatgctccgagaaatgcctctcaatttgctagaatgagatccccaaattcactaattaattttagggtttttgtgttttttttatgaGAGAGTTGTTAAGCAAAATTAGGTTAAAAGACAAGTGAGAAAAATGATCTCATTTTCTCCTCTTTAACCGTCCAAGGAAGAGCCGAAATAGGAAGATATTTTCTTCCTATTTTTCTACCTTTGACCGAGTGATAAaaaaacaaataaggagaaaaatatccTTATTTTAGGTTATTATCAAACATGCATATAATGTGTattatatttatcaattgtcaaatATGTTAACATGTATTTAATAAGTCGACaaacaacagtttgtagtcgatttattaataccggtctgtcaacattttattatgacaatatcgcataatatatacattaactataaatatcgcatatttatattTAGCTagttaaatataactgattaaatttaattacgaattaacatcttaattcgtttaagctaacattatatacattaattaaatataaaatattatatttaatttacgaattgacagttaattcgtctcacctaatattatttaatagtattaaataatcgtctcatcatcacattgactaactggttagtcaaatacatggactaaccttttagtcatataaggcatcaatgtgattacacttccataatcacatctcccaaacacatcctttaggtgtgacttttaggtaccagttgatcaccgccatcagtatgataataacatcaaactttcttttaagccaaccgttattaattaatcgttaatcaactgataaaatactaaatATACCCCTGtaaacctataagagatttataaatgttatcacactaattgtggaggacacaagctccaacacctttgagaggggtttgatgttttttaggccccgcaaatgattacacagatgagaaccacaaccagtatgaagtacccaagttccgaaacttgcatggttaatcttaatcatatgaatataagatgacataccaacaggagtgacgcggcctacttttatgtcctcacggtacacgggacagttcctcctccaatgcccagtcttgtaacaatggtggcactcaacgtgttaccgtccttgctctttgccttgcctagtgagccactagtctcaccaggcccactcttaccatttcctgactttttaaactttggctttcctatagttaggtcgccgtgagctttgcccttacccttattcttgttggaaatcatgagaacatcttgctttatacttccactcaatttcatatccttctcggtctgtacgagaagtgagtgtagctcatgaggacttttcttcatgtcattcatgtagtaatttgccctgaaaagggcaaaaccatcatgaagtgaatgaagcatacggtcaatgactatgctctcactgattttacaatcaagtgcctccaatttctcgacattctcaatcatgttaagaatgtgtgggctaaccggttggcccttctggagtttcgcatcaaagaagcgacaggtatgctcataagtaacgattctcggtgcttttgagaactcattagtgagcgtggtgaaaatcttgtttgcaccttgggcaatgaagcgtcttttcaaattggtttccattgcaaaaatgagtacgttctttatcgcacccgcttccatgacgaagtcactataagcaagtgactcgttaggtcttgcattggggcctgggtttggcggtattggctcagttaagtacttgagcttaccgtcagcaatgacaGCATTCCGCAAtaatgcctcccagtccgcaaagttggacccgtcattcttcagtcgcatggactgattcatgtggtccatgacaGTTTTGAACCAGGACTCGCGTGAAAGTGTGGCACTTCGCATagagatttcgttatttccagccatttgttgtaagcagtattatcaatataaaacgaattctacactgcgaaaagaagaataaaaacataataagcatactcatcgttatgatttaagtctaatgcaaaactgttataagcgaagactgaagcatttatacaattgacctccctcaagaattatataaatgatccaagactcaattatctgtaaattgataagccaaccttttggctaattctactgttagaattcttggttgataaatttctataaattctatctttagtccatcataatcacgagaaactcttcggattataatgttgaggtaaaataagtcaacacaaactacttacccaacgtagaagcggtcacatggagagtaaggtcctatatgcctaccgacgaagaagggattcatagttgtttgcccttataaagactagtctcaattttagttttagaggaagatcccatcaattttaattcattttaagtgaactaatatctagcatgcgagaatgaataaactaagatgatggcttaaaaatgtgtgacatctgtatgtctatgaaaactaacatccaaactatatgagtcaattttcatacatattagtaggtggtttggtttaggcggaatatgatgcactaattatcatataaatgaaaagcaacgagaatgaaaaacgtaaaacaaaataaagtcctagtgtggactatctaccaaaatgaacataaatacaactttggaatccttcctaggacccgagaagcttgtcttgatgttctatcctggtccatgtagcgggagtgagcaatccaatctccatctttagtcttctcaaaattacaattaaaaattacataataaacctatttacattctaattccaaaaccataatactaaagaaaaccaaaaggagattcgagatctcaaaattacattcaaattatgtttccatcattacgaaaaaaTAACTAattaaggccacactaggtaatacaaaattacaaccgattgcaaaaatacgtaaattaaaccattcaacaatccatacaactaaataaaaaatgcatcaactataaattaaccattcaagacataattccttaattatgtagaatAATTTATCCGAACCacctattttataattatcaaaattatgtgacaattcctcaattactcacaataattccaatcttaattcacattaactagtgatatgaattaatccaacattattttaaacctctttaaaataatttggtgtctttaatttgtgaattttttcacaacaaacaatcatacattataaatgtaatgtataattataattggccaaaacaaacaaattatttttttattttttataattgCCCTCggcattcacaaaaaaaaacgaaaacccTTTTTTTTCTTGCTCTCGGCATAAACaccataaaaaaaaacaaaaacagtttgtaagtttttttcttgcggcattttgccgaaaaaaaaccgaaaaacactttttttttttctttcacgatAAATCCCTTTTAATGTGaacaatttgtttaatgttgctattaTAACAatattggcataatcatcaacttttaatttaaacttAGATCCAAAcaagatgattcaatttaacctcttacaAATGAATATTTAaatcatgattaaatcgattatccgaatatttgattcataacaattaatttgaacattatgaaattaacttgtatgccaaaactatatagcaaaaacaaatgaacatcatcaataaaaacgatttccatttccattttaatttaattcttattaaatcaaaacatctacaaatttatcatattatcatcttaacatgttaaaacaacaatatcaataaattaaatggaaacaaagcaacaaaaaaacaaaaggtctCGGCAAAAAAATGGTTCTGCcgagatgttttttttttcttcaaaagtttttttgtttaaattcatttatgaaaattatataaaataatttcgtggcctatgctctgataccacttgtgggaaatatcggtatacttcatcaagaaatttggattataacgaaattataattatgaaattgctagtcataaatgaaattgcataaacaaaaatagtagagattagaatcaacctttggtcctagcaatatggcttaagaacaatatcgagatcgatattctcctaatcatTGCACCCAAAATGTTATGAGAaatgcctttgttcttgctagaaagagatccctaaaattgttaattatttttagggcTTTTCGAtttgtgatgagagaattaggtcaaaaaggaagtgaagaaaaTATGTTCTCCTTTCCTCTCTTAAAACCGTCCAAGAGGAGAATTAAGGGAAGatattttttttcctctttttctcctttttcggtttcaccaaccaccaaaaataaggagaaaatcttcttatttttggttgttctaaaaatgtataaaatgtgtattatttatcaattgtcattaaagtcgtcatgtattaataagtctgtccacaacagtttgtagtccatTTATTAATACCGAtttgtcaacatttattatgacaatttcgtataatactaggtagtatcccgcgcttcgcgcggcctgttttaaaaatttatttattataataaaagaaaaataacaaaatttgtatatgacctttaatatttttaactataaataaaaataaatcaatttttctcaaatttaattttttaggtttaacttcaatgttttaaaataaaatacataccgttttaattaaaactaataagtgataattaattatgtatgatcaatgtttataaattattttatgactgatcaaatatcatattaattaaaataaaatttattcgaataatgcaacaatcaacattaagttctcaaattatatcatttcactatactttatgttccaaatcaattaatatttgttcaaaataatgtgaatacaattttatataattttttgtttttatttataacgtgtgatattaatgtatcaaacatatatagttcaaactcaacttattcaaatgttttcatTGTGTCTTACACgtgttatgtgtcaaacatatctataagaattgcaccttttgtatttttaaacaactatatataaatgatgtttaagagtttacctgtaaataaaataggttaaactttcttaaataatatattttgaggtttaacttcaaagtatttagaagatgccatataaaatatttaactaaaagtaatatttagctagTCATGATCAATATTTATACTCGACGtatacatattttaattgaagatattaaagaaaaatataacactttttctactttttcatgtcgtttataattctatattattttataatcattacttttgttttgtttatttaaatgcactcgcgatcactgtgtacatacatactcgttatcacactatttaaagcTATCAAAATCTCACATTTAACTTATTACGGGATTCTacctaggtttgtgacccgtgaaattcacgggtttatgaGAATTTTTATGAGGCTTGGTGTCGATTCAACAGctttatgtttacgtaaaaagaGATGTTGACACCAAGCCTCATAAAAATTCTCACAAACACTCTATTAAATCATCGGGTTCTCACCACTATTTAACTTATTACGCATAAACACCTCTATTTAACTTATTTTGACTCCTGTACTCTCTCTTTTCAAATGAATTTTATAATTTTGTTAAAATATACTTCacatataaatataaaatatatgaaaTTCATTTGAATGAAGGGAGTATTTTATTTTCTCCATAGTTTCTATGAAGACAATTTATCGCCAGTTATGACAtaaaatttttaccaatttaacattacaTATTGAGTAAACTTCTTAATATTTGGAAATTCAACTATTTGAAAGCGCGAAATGACATTTTGAAAAAAACCATTGAAACTTCAACATATTTGTATAACACACTACTTTTGTACTCCACTTGTAAAATTGCGATGAGCATTTAAACATCATATATATGTTGATCTTGAACTCATAGTTGATCTTGCACTTGAACCTaataatatcaccatatatgtgtGAATGTGTGATTCCACTTTGCTATTCATTGAACAACTGAAGTTTTATAGTATTTGTTTTTCATGGGAAGTATGACCAATTTCAGTTTTCTCCTTGAAATAAAGGGTTATCATTTCCGATGCATTTGGCAGCCATTTTGCCAGGAGCGAGGCCGGGTTCGATGAAGTTCTTTAATGGATCATCTTGATCTTAGACGATGATACTCAAATCAATGATAAAAAACATTTAACATTTAGGAAATGATCAATGTGACTACTGTAAATGCTAAGTTTTTATTTGAAGCTTTTTGCAAATCTTCTTAAAATAAAGAGAAAAAGAAGGATGTGACTCAAATCTGATGAGAGAAATAAATTTATAGGGTAAATAAGTGGATGAAGAGAAGGTAGTCAATAAAAAGATATGAGTTACAATTCAATGATGAGTCTACCACTCTTTTGAATGAAAAATTGGGAAAATGTGCGTTGAACATTGTTTGTTGACATTACATTGAAACAAAATATTGCACATAATAGTATACTCGTAGTCTCATACGGAGTATCGGAAGATAAATTATACATTGGGAATGTGCGTAGTAATTTAGTACACCTCATTTCATTTCTAGTCAATTTATCATTTTCCTTTACATACTACAGTAAGttactaatttgtgtacctaCTATATTTCAAAGTACTATATTATTTCCAATTTCcaattatttattttcttttgcaTGCTACATGTCTAATCTACATTGTTGCAACCCAACTTTATATATAGATataaagttttataactttctcaaaaatgTCTTTTTGAAAATTCACGGGATCacactaagttttataacttagtgtttgtgaaaattcacgggatcacactaagttttataactttctcaaaatgtcttttttacgtaaacataaaacattatgagacactcactttaatcatttctacaaataaaaaatatttcaataaatataatgaaaattatactcaatttgaagcatttttcgcagtgaacgtaattatttacgttttagaatttatatcaaaataattttttaataaatttagaatcaaatcaccctaattatttaatttaattttataataaaatttattaaattataatatattttgctgagatttatacagcatttattatgtttatatttaatgttcagctgtaattaataattgtatttaatgctgggttgacacgtggcgcatccacagcgtttcaacccagttttatatatatatatatatatatatatatatatatatatacattaactataaatatcgcatatttataattttcttattaaatataaccgtttacgtttaattacgaattaacatcttaattcgtttaagctaacattatatacattaattaaatataacaatttatattcaattttacgaattaacaattaattggtctcagctgatattatttaattgcattaaataatcgtctcatcatcacattgactaactgtttagtcaaatacatggactaaccttttagtcatataaggtatcaatgtgattacattttcatataatcacatctctcaaacacatcctttaggtgtgacttatagggaccagttgatcaccgccatcagtatgataataacgtcaaacttctagcaagccaaacGTTATTAataaacattaatcaactgataaaatactaagtatacccttgtgaacctataagagatttatatatgttatcacactaactgtggaggatacaagctccaacacaatgaactcactaagtatccctgccataccttcgaagatgtccaggccaagactcttgcataTATCAGGTTGGAAGAAGACAAGAGCTACAAAGTCGGATCATCCAGTGGACCAAAAGACTATGAAAAGAGCAATatgaagagcaacaaaggaaacaattacagacctactctgtattccaggccagaccattcagaagtcagcctggcacatgagtatcaaggtaacgCTAatgtttttccgcctatttttgagcataactttagtgttgatattgcaggattgatccagatgcttgacaacatgggactaGTAGTCAGATGGCCCGGGAAGGTGGAAAATCCCAACCCAAGGAGAGACAActccaaatggtgcgaattccacatggatattggacataCAACGGACGATTGCTTCACCTTGAGAAAAGAAGTGGCTTATCTATTGAAATCCGGATATGTAAAGCACTTGATCAAGCCGAAAGGCAGAAATGCAGACCAGGGCAAAGAGAACCAGGAGCTTAAACAGGATTGAAtccttcctccaccacccccaatctatgaagtaaaattcatatctggtggatcagaaATTTGCGGCCTaaccagttcagcagcaaaaaagataaCCAGGACGCCAAGGATTACACCACCTTGTAAACCAGATCatgtcccaacaatcactttcagtgattgtgacctggtaggaattcctgatgttcatcatgatggcctagtAATTTTTATGCAGATTGGAACCACTGCAGTAAGGAGgatcctagtagatggaggcagctcggtGAACCTAATCATGCTTgatgtactgaaagccatgaaaattGATGAAAATCAAATTACCAAAAATCCAGCGTTTTGGTAGGGTTCAGCGGAGAAACCAGAAGCACTTTAGGATAAATTCATCTTCCAAGTtatgttgaaggagtctcatcctatgagaaatttaGAGTCCTGGATTGCTTGTCATCAAACAATGCAATCTTGGGTAGGCCCTGGATCCACAATGTTAAAGCAGTGCCGTCAACCTACCTTCAGTGTATCAAAGTACCAACGgattggggcatagccacaatcaaaggagaaCACAAGACAACCCAAGAATGCTATATAGCCGTATTAAAACCTTCCAAAGCAGGTAAGtctcttgcatagcaattaccgtaccctgtcaggagtacttacatagcacctcccagaatggaaacagatcaggtaaacctagaccctgagtatcctgacaagTATGTTCTAATAGGATCTGACGCCCCAGATTGTGTAAGGccagaactggtaaaattccttaagaataaatcatcttggtttgttggtctcattttgatatgactggaattattGCTGATGTAATTACACACAAATTTAACATTGatcaatcttttaagcctgtgcaacagaaaagacgaaaatttgcacctaaaagaaatgcaataatcaacgaggaagtggaaaaactctagatatgggaatgatcatggaagtaatgtaccctaaaTGGCTAgctaatgtggttgttgtgcagaaaaagaacgGTAAATGGAGAGTCTATGTAGATTACATTGACCTGAATAAGGCCTTtcctaaagatccatttcccTTGCCGCATATTGATGCCATGCTAGATGCCACAGCAGGGCATGAGATGCTGAGCTTCATGGATGCCTctagtggattcaaccaaataaaaatgcaccctgctgaccaggaaagTACTGCATTTATTACAgaacgaggcatatactgttacacagccatgcctttcggtctaaagaatgcaggggcaacgtaccagcgcctggtcaacatgatgttcaaggatcaaataggtgatatcatggaagtctatattgatgacatggtagtaaTGTCTAAAAATGTTGAAGATCATTTGAAGCATTTGGAAGTAGCAttccaaatattggaaaaatacaacatgaagctcaaccccgcaaaatgccactttggagtctctgcaggtgATACCGTCATTTcagtaccaaaaaaaattacctaagtactactaacagaagtcagcggtaagtagggtcgatcttcacagggaggcggtcactatctacgtgtctattcggtctgtctaaggtcacagttgggggtttgatttgtttaagctaaactaaataagattaaAGCGAGAGAAGATAGCAAGAGAGAT is a genomic window containing:
- the LOC141629297 gene encoding uncharacterized protein LOC141629297: MFCKGERASIDLLLKAFNYFSKATGLVMNSGKSNFYTNGVPASLVRRLSGVLWNEEKCGPFVYLGVYVTPKRLSIMDCNCLIENVVAKIRALGSRKLSYAGRVVLIQSVLSTLHCYWARIFILPKTVIDAIEKICRQYLWYGKDPKENPALVAWEKICRPKKQGGLVYIKSANWMDYEPHSGASWAWRKICQVKNKLKLLLSTGEPYTIQKGYFFLKPLTDKVAWFPWILNNWICPKHSFFCWLVAQNRLLTQDRLVRMGILDTNCCEVCGVMAEDHNHLFFGCAFSAKCFVLVQLWCNVLVPAQDCFQWWIKWRISSATKKKIMGVILASLMYHLWQHRNTCRIDKVVMTPVWLVRNVKHDVRARLQLLDLKCISRSVLDWVKKL